One genomic window of Bicyclus anynana chromosome 10, ilBicAnyn1.1, whole genome shotgun sequence includes the following:
- the LOC112053207 gene encoding piggyBac transposable element-derived protein 4-like, with translation MSWRDNEDPPKEFADLLNQEELDEGESSSGELDSDEEELMEIEMLDTSGGEEEEDEESEPETPRLTPRTPPERRQSILHMDEGKPHQSRDRSRSPVRLNFSPEEEAMVLVMNGEDGVVEKGAGVFLAPDAHVMYVSPEERDRNLRNERYERRMSGRRAVRGARGQSGRGRGHPSQGRRGNLRWEVGHPLNEIWTTDADVPSELVSLARDVMRRRKESIQDAERNAERQIAVSESESDEEYLDALAGEDGLPRLESQNLHFEWSTMETFQGKEENFRQERTGSVLSHSSAYDAFRSFWGDDILDQIVTETNRYATKIVSSSFQSNWSPTNSHEILCLFSFWMMLGIIKMPTITSCFSGDPLMRTEVFRRIFTRRRYEILIKALNFTDSDPSINDSNPSNTGVANLDRLHHLRPIITHLNSKFQSNYILDKDICIDQRLTLWKGKSRSKAAKFGIKTFELCESTTGYLWSFIVYTGKQSGMDVEQLPGVLKSTAIVKKLIGPLLNKGYRLFVDNCYNSPLLARYLKLNGTDCVGTLRSSRADVPVVINKASLKKGEYIARHSGDVSILSWQDKKRVTMISTCHGSSTALPTVSSRPKSRPIPFKPQMVLDYNKFMRGVDLKDQMLEPYLLQRKRGPKWFIKLFKRFLNISVLNARILLQSSTQKHQHHLAFRLQLVDSILSKHLAFCPKGRAKIPVTAQRTNPGRYIVSTHWPVFHEPTAGSTARNRHHIMRCVVCLSEGRKSQRSRYRCESCDVALCVENCFKAYHTPPTQ, from the exons ATGTCTTGGAGGGACAATGAAGATCCTCCAAAGGAGTTTGCTGATCTGCTTAATCAAGAGGAGCTTGATGAAGGAGAGAGTTCGAGTGGAGAGCTGGACAGTGATGAAGAGGAGCTTATGGAGATTGAGATGCTGGATACTAGTGGAGGAGAGGAAGAGGAAGATGAG GAGTCAGAACCAGAGACTCCAAGATTAACACCTCGCACACCACCAGAGCGCCGCCAGAGCATACTGCATATG gATGAAGGAAAACCGCATCAATCTCGTGACAGGTCACGGTCGCCAGTCAGGCTCAATTTTTCGCCAGAAGA GGAGGCAATGGTGCTAGTAATGAATGGCGAAGATGGAGTGGTAGAGAAAGGTGCCGGCGTCTTCTTAGCCCCGGATGCCCACGTCATGTATGTTTCCCCTGAGGAGCGTGATAGGAATTTAAGAAATGAGAGGTATGAAAGAAGAATGAGTGGGCGAAGGGCCGTTAGGGGCGCGCGAGGACAGAGTGGACGTGGGCGTGGGCATCCGAGCCAGGGCCGGAGGGGGAACCTTAGGTGGGAGGTGGGACACCCACTTAATGAAATTTGGACGACAGATGCAGACGTCCCCTCGGAATTGGTAAGTTTGGCGAGGGATGTAATGAGGAGACGTAAGGAGAGTATACAAGATGCTGAACGTAACGCTGAACGACAGATTGCTGTTAGCGAGAGCGAGAGCGATGAGGAATATCTTGATGCCCTTGCTGGAGAGGATGGTCTCCCAAGGCTGGAAAGCCAGAACCTCCACTTTGAATGGTCTACCATGGAGACCTTTCAAGGTAAGGAGGAAAATTTTAGACAAGAGCGTACTGGTTCTGTGCTTAGCCACAGTTCGGCTTATGATGCGTTTCGCTCTTTTTGGGGCGACGACATCTTAGACCAAATTGTAACTGAAACGAACCGATACGCTACTAAAATTGTATCCTCCTCTTTCCAGTCTAATTGGTCGCCAACAAATAGTCATGAAATTTTGTGCCTCTTTTCGTTCTGGATGATGCTGGGGATCATCAAAATGCCAACGATCACAAGTTGCTTTTCTGGTGATCCCCTTATGAGAACAGAAGTTTTCAGACGCATCTTCACACGAAGGAGGTACGAAATATTAATAAAGGCCTTAAATTTTACTGATTCCGACCCCTCTATTAACGATTCAAATCCCTCTAACACTGGTGTTGCAAACTTGGATCGATTACACCATTTGAGACCAATAATTAcacatttaaattcaaaatttcagtcgaattatattttagataaaGACATTTGCATAGATCAGAGACTGACACTTTGGAAAGGAAAAAGTCGGTCCAAGGCTGCAAAGTTTGGTATCAAGACCTTTGAGCTTTGCGAGAGTACCACCGGATATCTGTGGTCGTTCATTGTTTACACCGGTAAACAATCCGGAATGGATGTGGAGCAGTTACCTGGGGTACTCAAAAGTACAGCTATTGTGAAAAAGCTCATTGGTCCCCTACTAAACAAAGGCTATAGATTGTTTGTGGACAATTGTTATAATTCACCCCTATTAGCGAGATATCTTAAGCTCAATGGTACCGACTGTGTTGGTACCTTGAGGTCTTCACGTGCAGATGTTCCCGTCGTAATAAATAAGGCTTCACTTAAAAAGGGAGAGTATATTGCGAGACATTCCGGTGATGTCTCAATATTATCTTGGCAAGACAAAAAACGAGTAACCATGATATCTACTTGTCATGGTTCATCCACTGCCTTACCTACGGTCTCTTCTAGACCTAAATCTCGGCCAATACCATTTAAACCTCAAATGGTACTAGATTACAACAAATTCATGAGGGGAGTAGATTTGAAAGATCAAATGCTCGAGccttatttattacaaagaaaacGTGGTCCTAAATGGTtcataaaactatttaaacgCTTCCTTAACATTTCTGTTCTTAACGCACGTATTCTCCTCCAGTCATCAACACAGAAACATCAACACCACTTAGCTTTCCGCCTTCAGCTTGTGGACTCCATCCTCTCAAAACACTTGGCATTTTGTCCGAAAGGGCGTGCTAAAATACCTGTTACAGCCCAACGGACCAACCCTGGAAGGTACATAGTATCTACTCACTGGCCTGTCTTTCATGAGCCGACTGCGGGCAGTACTGCGCGCAATCGCCATCATATCATGCGCTGTGTTGTCTGCCTCAGCGAAGGCAGAAAATCACAGCGCTCTCGATATCGTTGCGAATCTTGTGACGTGGCACTGTGCGTAGAAAACTGCTTCAAAGCTTATCACACACCACCCACACAATAG